Proteins encoded within one genomic window of Triticum aestivum cultivar Chinese Spring chromosome 2D, IWGSC CS RefSeq v2.1, whole genome shotgun sequence:
- the LOC123051748 gene encoding uncharacterized protein isoform X1, with protein sequence MASPPRVLLGHALLLTPLLPLLACAGLVLEDGYTVSTVSDLNPTGTHPYALLPRPRAGDLVLLDSAGSTLYTLPLPVSADAGPRRLAGGAGAFGRGHPRSIAVDGADNVYVADRANGSIRKVAPSGYTTTIAGAYSVGTGHRDEPAQNATFSADFELIYVPKICALLVADRGNRLIRQIKLKPEDCAHENQKGLGTTSASIIAILAALFGSIIGFLARHFYPFHEVSINRFFSRIQRQYRRTQRKAALISFSDIRNAIANSMLSTVLLKLVRVSVGYLTVVLPSIRLERGVACKPSPSSPSPPSLLDLDMASTTTPAIGLGNEALPSTELLGDFVGFDDSDSATDEGNESAFDGSAPQDENKETSLDRDLLALLDIQQGSYKKIDNMIEANLSDFSGQDKYCSPAVNYSGVSRRFHGGSKGSLSSL encoded by the exons ATGGCCTCACCACCGCGCGTCCTCCTCGggcacgccctcctcctcaccccccTCCTACCGCTCCTCGCCTGCGCCGGGCTCGTCCTGGAGGACGGCTACACCGTCTCCACGGTCTCCGACCTAAACCCCACCGGGACCCACCCCTACGCGCTCCTCCCGCGGCCCCGCGCCGGGGACCTCGTCCTCCTCGACTCCGCCGGATCCACGCTCTACACCCTCCCCCTCCCCGTCTCCGCGGACGCCGGGCCGCGGAGGCTCGCGGGGGGCGCCGGCGCCTTCGGCCGCGGCCACCCCCGCAGCATCGCCGTCGACGGCGCCGACAACGTCTACGTCGCCGACCGCGCCAACGGCTCCATCCGCAAGGTCGCGCCCTCCG GTTATACTACTACAATTGCTGGAGCGTACTCAGTGGGGACTGGTCACAGGGATGAACCAGCGCAGAATGCTACCTTCTCTGCTGACTTTGAGCTTATTTATGTCCCCAAAATTTGTGCACTGTTGGTTGCTGACAGAGGAAATCGATTGATTAGACAAATCAAGCTAAAGCCAGAAGATTGTGCACATGAGAACCAGAAAG GCTTGGGAACCACATCTGCCTCAATCATTGCAATATTGGCTgcgctgtttggttcaattattgGGTTCTTAGCCAGGCATTTCTACCCTTTCCAT GAAGTCTCCATCAACCGCTTTTTCAGCAGGATACAGAGGCAATACAGGAGAACCCAGAGGAAGGCCGCACTGATCAGCTTCTCCGACATCAGAAACGCAATTGCTAACTCCATGCTTTCTACCGTCCTGCTGAAACTAGTTAGAGTTAGTGTTGGCTATCTTACTGTTGTGTTACCTAGTATTAGGCTAGAGCGAGGAGTTGCCTGtaagccttctccttcttctccttctcctccttctcttctTGATCTAGACATGGCTAGTACTACTACTCCTGCCATTGGTCTTGGCAACGAAGCACTGCCTTCTACTGAGCTTTTGGGGGATTTCGTCGGCTTCGATGATAGCGACAGCGCTACGGATGAGGGCAATGAATCCGCCTTTGATGGTAGTGCTCCTCAGGATGAGAATAAAGAGACGTCGCTTGACAGGGATTTGTTGGCGCTTCTTGATATCCAACAAGGCAGTTATAAGAAAATAGACAATATGATCGAGGCCAACTTATCGGACTTTTCAGGCCAAGACAAGTATTGCAGCCCAGCTGTTAACTATTCTGGAGTAAGCAGGAGGTTCCATGGAGGTAGCAAAGGTTCTCTGAGCTCGCTGTAA
- the LOC123051748 gene encoding uncharacterized protein isoform X2: MASPPRVLLGHALLLTPLLPLLACAGLVLEDGYTVSTVSDLNPTGTHPYALLPRPRAGDLVLLDSAGSTLYTLPLPVSADAGPRRLAGGAGAFGRGHPRSIAVDGADNVYVADRANGSIRKVAPSGYTTTIAGAYSVGTGHRDEPAQNATFSADFELIYVPKICALLVADRGNRLIRQIKLKPEDCAHENQKGLGTTSASIIAILAALFGSIIGFLARHFYPFHAGSLHQPLFQQDTEAIQENPEEGRTDQLLRHQKRNC; the protein is encoded by the exons ATGGCCTCACCACCGCGCGTCCTCCTCGggcacgccctcctcctcaccccccTCCTACCGCTCCTCGCCTGCGCCGGGCTCGTCCTGGAGGACGGCTACACCGTCTCCACGGTCTCCGACCTAAACCCCACCGGGACCCACCCCTACGCGCTCCTCCCGCGGCCCCGCGCCGGGGACCTCGTCCTCCTCGACTCCGCCGGATCCACGCTCTACACCCTCCCCCTCCCCGTCTCCGCGGACGCCGGGCCGCGGAGGCTCGCGGGGGGCGCCGGCGCCTTCGGCCGCGGCCACCCCCGCAGCATCGCCGTCGACGGCGCCGACAACGTCTACGTCGCCGACCGCGCCAACGGCTCCATCCGCAAGGTCGCGCCCTCCG GTTATACTACTACAATTGCTGGAGCGTACTCAGTGGGGACTGGTCACAGGGATGAACCAGCGCAGAATGCTACCTTCTCTGCTGACTTTGAGCTTATTTATGTCCCCAAAATTTGTGCACTGTTGGTTGCTGACAGAGGAAATCGATTGATTAGACAAATCAAGCTAAAGCCAGAAGATTGTGCACATGAGAACCAGAAAG GCTTGGGAACCACATCTGCCTCAATCATTGCAATATTGGCTgcgctgtttggttcaattattgGGTTCTTAGCCAGGCATTTCTACCCTTTCCAT GCAGGAAGTCTCCATCAACCGCTTTTTCAGCAGGATACAGAGGCAATACAGGAGAACCCAGAGGAAGGCCGCACTGATCAGCTTCTCCGACATCAGAAACGCAATTGCTAA